The Methanomicrobiales archaeon HGW-Methanomicrobiales-1 genome segment GATACCGTACATGTCCACAAGCCCGATTAAGGCGAACTGCTTTGCGTTCTTCTTAATCTCTTCGACTTCGTCCTTTTTCCAGGTGGGCAGGTGGTGGGTATACAACGCCATTATTCCAGCCTCACTGCGGGACCCATCGTGGTCTTGACAAAGATGGAACGAACGTTCAATGGACCCTGGTCAAGGACTGACTCGATCCTTTTTACGATCGTTTCAATGTTCTCGGCGACCTGCTCCGGCTTCATTGCCGTTGTACCGACCTTTGAAGAGAAGACCGTCTTATCCTTGGTTCGGATTTTCACCGAGTTGCGGAGACGTTCGACAATCGGGCGGATGTCCTGCTGTGCAGGAATCGGCATCGGCATTCTGCCCCGCGGACCGAGCCGGGGACCTAAGTACCGACCGACAACTGCCATGACACCCATCTCTGCAAGGAAGTACCGGTATGAACTGGCAACTTTCCGTGCTTCGCGGGGCTGACCGCCGAGTCGTTCAACTTCTTCAGGGCCGATAATCAGTTCAACCTTGGCTTCTTTAGCCTGCGTGACGATGTCGCCCTTCCCGATGACACAGATACGGATTGTTTCTCCGGTGCCGTGGGGGAGCATAATCGTCTCGTCGATACGATTTTTCGGCTGCGCCATATCGATATTCTTGAGATTGATGGTAATATCGATGCTCTCAGAGAACTTCCGCTCTGGCGCTTTTTCTACCGCCGTTTTTACGGCTTCCAAAATTTTGGCCCTATCAACCATCAGATTCCTCCATAGTTCTGCGACCGTTTCCGATCTCCTATGGTTTTCTCATGTTACTTCACGAGAACGCTGTCATACTTGCCTTGTGCGATTAAAGCGAGAACCTCTTTGGGTTTCTTGCCGTCAACGCTGACTCCCATGCTGACACACGTACCGATGACTTCCTTGACGGCAGTCTTCAGCTCGTACGAGAGCATGTTTTCGAGTTTCATGTTGGCAATTCTGATAGCGGCCTCGAATGGTAGATTGCCTACCACTTTGACGTTGGGCTCTGCGGATCCTTTCTCGATATTGGCCTCTTTCTTGATGAGTGCCGACACCGGGGGAATACCCACGGTGATCGTGAATTTCTTTTTGTCGTCAACGGTAACGGTGACCGGGACCTGCATTCCATTGAATGA includes the following:
- a CDS encoding 50S ribosomal protein L1, whose product is MVDRAKILEAVKTAVEKAPERKFSESIDITINLKNIDMAQPKNRIDETIMLPHGTGETIRICVIGKGDIVTQAKEAKVELIIGPEEVERLGGQPREARKVASSYRYFLAEMGVMAVVGRYLGPRLGPRGRMPMPIPAQQDIRPIVERLRNSVKIRTKDKTVFSSKVGTTAMKPEQVAENIETIVKRIESVLDQGPLNVRSIFVKTTMGPAVRLE
- a CDS encoding 50S ribosomal protein L11, which produces MADVVEVLVPGGKATAGPPLGPSLGPLGINVKAVVDEINAKTASFNGMQVPVTVTVDDKKKFTITVGIPPVSALIKKEANIEKGSAEPNVKVVGNLPFEAAIRIANMKLENMLSYELKTAVKEVIGTCVSMGVSVDGKKPKEVLALIAQGKYDSVLVK